In Verrucomicrobiota bacterium, the DNA window TCAATCGGACTAAGTTACTTGCTCATTTAAGAGAATTTGGTAAGGGCAATACTGATGATCGACTTCTAATTTGGAAGTCATCCTGGGAGGATTCAAAGGGAAAAGGTGTCCGTATTGCGTTGTTAGATGGTGGCTATAAATGGAATCATCCAGTTTTTTCTGGGATAGACATTATTGCAAAAGATTTGACAGGTGGCGGGAGCTTAGCAGACAGTACGGGCCATGGTTCCCAGATGCTATCCCTCTTAGTCGGTCGTTTTGGCTTAGTTCCAGATGCTAAGATCTTCTTAGGAAAGGTTCTAAAGTCGTCATCAGTTAGTAACGTTGAGCGTTATATCACCCATGGCATTTATTGGGCCATTAAGCAGCAAGTGGATATCTTAGCGTTGCCCCTGGGCCGGACTCGCCCATCTCGTCTAATCGAAGCTGCGGTACAGTCCGCTGCCAAAGATGGTATTCAAGTATTCGCGGCGGCCGGAAATCTGGGACCGAGCCAGTTACTGTTTCCAGCAAGCCTTCCTGGTATTAGGTCAGTAACAGGTGCTGATATGTCTGGGACGATTCTAGCGGAGTGTTCGCAGGGTGTAGGAGTGGATTGTATTGCATTGGGTCAAGTTCCTTCCATTACTGCTGCTTCAGGAGGGGCATTAACTCAAGGTTCTTCCCCAGCAACGGTAATAGCAGCCGCCACTTCAGCTTTAGAAATGGCAGCTGCTATTAGCTATTCTTCATAGGTGAAGGTAGAAAGAATTTCCTCGCTATTGATCGCAAGAAATGTATCTAAGTGAATAGAAAGCCAACTGAGAGCTGTTGCACTGCCTAAAGATGTTGTTGCAAAGCCAATAGCTTTTGCCAGGGCTCCCAACCGGGGGTGAATTGTCATGCTGTATATTTCACTTAGCTCAGGATAATCATTATGGATAAGCTGTAAGGTCTTTTTTGTCTCTTCTATTAATGCGAGAATATTATCTCTCGTCCATAGACCACGTTGTATTTGCCAGCTACGAATGTAGGCAATGTAGCAATCTTGGTCATTTTCAGCTGCAATTTTGATTGGGTCTTTGTCTGTAGAGGAAAACTGACTAAGATGAAGACTTTCAGCAGGGTCTAAACAAAATTGACGTTCTGATTCGGGATCAACTGGCATAATCGTTAAGAAGCCAATGGCTTCTTTGTCTGATGCACGTCTAATGACTCGCATTCCTTTTGGGTAACGCTTAGACCAATTTCGTAAACCACGCCTGATATTGAACTCTAGTTCAGCCTCGGAGACGTTTGGATTAATGCTGTACAGTTC includes these proteins:
- a CDS encoding S8 family serine peptidase — protein: MTLSSDINRTKLLAHLREFGKGNTDDRLLIWKSSWEDSKGKGVRIALLDGGYKWNHPVFSGIDIIAKDLTGGGSLADSTGHGSQMLSLLVGRFGLVPDAKIFLGKVLKSSSVSNVERYITHGIYWAIKQQVDILALPLGRTRPSRLIEAAVQSAAKDGIQVFAAAGNLGPSQLLFPASLPGIRSVTGADMSGTILAECSQGVGVDCIALGQVPSITAASGGALTQGSSPATVIAAATSALEMAAAISYSS